The following proteins are co-located in the Dyadobacter chenwenxiniae genome:
- a CDS encoding 4-hydroxy-3-methylbut-2-enyl diphosphate reductase, whose protein sequence is MKTFNIPDFYRSRIITPIKEFRRKNDKLKRDYAPTLLDFGPVQFLIARHFGFCYGVENAIDIAYKAIAENPDKRIFLLSEMIHNPDVNRDLVDRGVRFIMDTKGNPLIPWETLTSEDIVIVPAFGTTVENQQKLTELGINAYVYDTTCPFVEKVWNRAAQIGEKNYTIIVHGKPNHEETRATFSHSKENAPTVVVENMAQAERLAEYMKGTLSAAQFFQDFKDQYSNGFDPEKDLQRIGVVNQTTMLASDTQGIADFLKNVMIKHYSLRPEQVEDRFANTRDTLCYATNDNQDATYALLTHEADLVIVAGGYNSSNTTHLVELCEQKFPTYFIESVNKILDKQLIRHFNMHSKEEIVTENYLPKHTPARIMLTCGASCPDAVVEGILTRLLSFYEGTKDINEVMEQF, encoded by the coding sequence ATGAAAACGTTCAACATTCCTGATTTTTACCGGAGCAGGATTATTACGCCGATTAAGGAGTTCCGTCGTAAAAATGATAAGCTGAAACGTGACTATGCGCCTACTTTGCTGGATTTTGGCCCGGTCCAGTTCCTGATTGCACGCCATTTTGGATTTTGTTATGGGGTTGAAAACGCCATTGACATTGCCTACAAGGCCATTGCCGAAAACCCGGATAAACGAATTTTCCTGCTCAGTGAAATGATCCATAACCCCGACGTAAACCGTGATCTGGTGGATCGCGGCGTCCGTTTTATTATGGATACGAAGGGAAACCCTTTAATTCCCTGGGAAACCCTTACTTCTGAGGACATTGTGATTGTTCCTGCATTTGGAACGACCGTTGAAAACCAGCAAAAACTGACTGAACTGGGCATTAACGCGTATGTTTATGATACAACCTGTCCTTTTGTAGAAAAAGTCTGGAACCGCGCCGCGCAGATCGGAGAGAAAAATTATACGATCATTGTCCACGGCAAACCCAATCACGAAGAGACACGTGCCACATTCTCGCACAGCAAGGAAAATGCGCCGACGGTTGTTGTGGAAAATATGGCGCAGGCCGAACGTCTTGCAGAATATATGAAAGGCACATTGTCGGCAGCGCAGTTTTTTCAGGATTTCAAAGACCAGTATTCCAATGGCTTTGATCCCGAAAAAGATTTGCAGCGTATAGGCGTCGTGAACCAGACAACCATGCTGGCTTCCGATACACAAGGCATTGCGGATTTTTTAAAAAATGTAATGATCAAACATTACAGCCTCCGCCCCGAACAGGTGGAAGATCGTTTTGCCAATACACGCGATACATTGTGCTACGCAACGAATGATAATCAGGATGCAACTTATGCATTGCTGACGCATGAGGCTGATCTGGTGATTGTTGCGGGTGGATATAACAGCTCAAACACCACCCATTTGGTGGAGCTTTGCGAACAGAAATTCCCGACTTATTTCATTGAGTCAGTGAATAAAATTTTGGATAAGCAGCTTATACGCCACTTCAACATGCATTCCAAAGAAGAAATAGTTACAGAAAATTACCTCCCCAAGCACACGCCTGCCCGCATTATGCTCACATGCGGCGCCTCCTGCCCGGATGCGGTCGTGGAAGGGATTCTGACCAGGTTACTGTCCTTTTACGAAGGCACAAAGGACATTAACGAGGTGATGGAACAATTTTGA
- a CDS encoding RNA polymerase sigma factor — MKTQFYPDRHVELVERCKLGERKAQYELYKSYSKAMFNICMRILNHMGEAEDALQEAFVDAFTNLHQFRQQSTFGAWLKQIVVNKAINHMRSRKVKWVEIEEWQETMEDSDRNDSYFGMDEHETNLEVERVRNTVQKLPDGYRVVLSLYLFEGYDHEEIGEVLGISETTSRTQYMRAKRKLTEMLSK; from the coding sequence TTGAAAACACAATTTTACCCTGACCGGCACGTCGAACTGGTGGAACGTTGTAAACTCGGTGAGCGCAAAGCGCAATACGAGCTTTATAAGTCGTATTCGAAAGCCATGTTCAACATCTGCATGCGGATTTTGAATCATATGGGGGAGGCAGAGGACGCTTTACAGGAGGCATTCGTGGATGCATTCACCAACCTGCACCAGTTCAGGCAGCAGTCGACATTTGGTGCGTGGTTGAAGCAGATCGTCGTTAATAAGGCGATTAACCACATGCGGAGCCGGAAAGTGAAGTGGGTGGAGATTGAAGAATGGCAGGAAACGATGGAAGACAGCGACCGGAATGATAGCTATTTCGGAATGGACGAGCATGAGACAAATCTGGAAGTGGAGCGGGTGCGCAACACGGTCCAGAAACTGCCGGATGGTTACAGAGTGGTTTTAAGCCTTTATTTATTTGAAGGTTACGATCACGAGGAAATAGGGGAGGTGCTGGGGATCAGCGAAACTACTTCGCGGACGCAATATATGCGGGCTAAAAGAAAACTTACAGAAATGCTTTCAAAATAG
- the bshC gene encoding bacillithiol biosynthesis cysteine-adding enzyme BshC, with product MTLHSLDLRTTGQFPALLLDYLDQKPALESFYSIYPTLENAKEAIISKQNFDIEKRKTLVEVLEKQYTGLPYLPDFSILLKENTFTVTTGHQLNIFTGPLYIIYKIVTTVKLARALKEAYPEYNFVPIYWMASEDHDFEEIATFHLFGQTHKWTGEHKGAVGRLNPKELESIIKQMPDKPLLFAKAYLENTTLANAVRCYMHELFGKQGLITLDADNADLKRHFLPVIQEELTHSVSEKLVTETTGKLNALGYHTPLHAREINLFYLADGLRERITRDGNDFQVLNTDITFTESEILDLASKNPEFFSPNVVLRPLYEEVILPNLAYIGGPSEVPYWMQLKGVFEHFHVPFPMLMPRNFALYINNQQCKKAQKLKINYKDLFLDEVALRKTFIERNSEHMLSLEEQKNAFNDIFEAILGKATAVDQTMHGAVKAEQTRLLNSLKHLEKRIIKAEERNHESEITQLISLKNKLFPNGIAQERYDNLLNFYINDPEFIEKLFDLFDPLDFRYNVIVEDK from the coding sequence ATGACCCTGCATTCCCTGGATCTTCGTACAACGGGCCAATTTCCTGCATTACTGCTTGATTATCTCGATCAAAAACCGGCATTGGAATCGTTTTACAGTATTTATCCAACATTGGAGAATGCAAAAGAAGCCATCATTAGCAAGCAGAATTTCGATATTGAGAAGCGTAAAACGCTGGTTGAAGTTTTAGAAAAACAATACACGGGGCTTCCCTATCTCCCTGATTTTTCAATCCTTTTAAAGGAAAATACATTCACTGTAACAACCGGCCACCAGCTGAACATTTTTACCGGGCCGCTTTACATTATTTATAAGATTGTAACGACCGTGAAGCTCGCGAGAGCGCTGAAAGAGGCATACCCTGAGTACAATTTTGTGCCCATTTACTGGATGGCTTCCGAAGACCATGATTTTGAGGAGATTGCCACTTTTCATCTGTTTGGACAAACGCATAAATGGACAGGTGAGCACAAAGGAGCCGTGGGCAGGCTAAATCCGAAAGAATTGGAAAGCATTATCAAGCAAATGCCGGACAAGCCGCTGTTGTTTGCAAAGGCTTATCTGGAAAATACGACGCTGGCCAATGCGGTTCGATGTTATATGCACGAATTGTTTGGAAAGCAGGGCTTAATCACGCTTGATGCAGATAATGCAGATTTAAAACGCCACTTCCTCCCGGTTATTCAAGAAGAGCTGACCCACTCCGTTTCGGAAAAACTGGTCACGGAAACCACCGGCAAACTCAATGCACTGGGTTATCACACGCCGCTTCACGCAAGAGAAATCAACCTTTTTTACCTGGCCGACGGACTTCGCGAGCGCATTACGCGCGACGGCAACGATTTCCAGGTTTTGAACACCGACATTACATTTACTGAGTCAGAAATCCTCGATCTGGCTTCAAAAAACCCAGAATTTTTCAGTCCGAACGTCGTTCTCAGACCACTATACGAAGAAGTGATTTTGCCAAATCTTGCGTATATAGGCGGGCCGTCAGAAGTGCCTTACTGGATGCAGCTGAAAGGCGTTTTTGAGCATTTCCATGTGCCTTTCCCGATGTTAATGCCGCGTAACTTTGCTTTGTATATTAATAACCAGCAGTGTAAAAAGGCGCAGAAGCTGAAGATCAATTACAAAGATCTTTTCCTGGACGAAGTTGCGCTGCGAAAAACATTTATTGAAAGAAATTCAGAGCATATGTTAAGTCTGGAAGAGCAGAAAAATGCCTTTAATGATATCTTCGAAGCGATTTTAGGCAAAGCGACTGCGGTGGATCAAACTATGCACGGTGCAGTTAAAGCGGAGCAAACGCGTTTACTGAATTCATTAAAACATTTGGAAAAACGCATTATCAAGGCCGAGGAGCGCAATCATGAGTCTGAAATTACGCAACTGATCAGCCTTAAAAACAAGCTGTTCCCGAACGGAATCGCCCAGGAACGCTATGATAATTTGCTGAATTTCTACATTAATGATCCGGAATTCATCGAAAAACTATTCGACCTTTTCGATCCGCTGGATTTCAGATATAATGTGATTGTTGAAGATAAATAG